In Candidatus Pantoea floridensis, the genomic window CACCGCAATGGGTATCTACTCCACCAGCCAGTTCATTGGTGTGGCGATTGGCGGCAGTATGGGTGGTTGGATCTTTGGGCACGTTGATGCACAAACCGTATTCCTGGTGGGTGCGATTGTCGCAGCAGCGTGGCTGTTTGTGGCGATGTCGATGCAGGAGCCACCTTACGTCAGCAGCCTGCGCATCATGCTCAGTGATGCGGTGCTGGCGGTGCCAAACCTTGAGAAACGTTTGAAAGCGCAGCCCGGCGTAGCATCGGTATTTATCGTGCCGGAAGAGAAAAGTGCTTACATCAAGATCGACAGTAAAGTGACGAGCCGCGTCGAACTTGAAGCGCTGCTCGCCAGCTGCTAAAAAACATGCCCGACCCTAGCGTCGGGCTTTTTATTACAACGACATATCCACCACAATGCGCCCTTCAATCTTACCGGCGTGCATGCGTGCAAAAATATCGTTGATGTTGGTCAGCGGTTCCACCGCCACGGTGGCTTTCACTTTGTGACGACCGGCAAAATCTAATGCTTCCTGCAAATCTTTACGCGTACCGACGATAGAACCGCGCACCGTGATGCCATCCAGCACCATATTAAAGATCGACAGATCGAATTTGCCCGGTGGTAAACCATTTAGCACCATGGTGCCGCCGCGACGCAGCGTGCCAATCGCCTGCTCGAAGGCTTTTGGTGAAACCGCAGTGACCAGTACGCCGTGCGCCCCACCGAAACTCTCCTGGAACACCTTCGCCGGATCGACATTTTTCGCATTGGCCACCACGCTGGCACCAAGGCGTTTCGCAAACTCGAGCTTCTCGTCGTCGATGTCTACCGCCGCCACGTTGAGCCCCATCGCCACCGCATACTGAACCGCCATATGCCCCAATCCACCGATACCAGAAATCACCACCCAATCGCCAGGCTTGGTGTCAGTCATCTTCAGGCCTTTGTAGACGGTGACCCCCGCGCAGAGGATCGGCGCAATTTCGTTGTAATCAACGTTATCCGGAATGATGCCAACATAGTTGGCATCGGCGAGGCAATATTCTGCGAAGCTACCGTTTACTGAATAACCGGCATTTTGTTGCGACAGACACAGTGTTTCCCAGCTATCCAGACAGTGTTCACAGTGACCGCATGCCGAATAGAGCCACGGCACACCTACGCGATCGCCCATCTTCAGATGTTTAACCCCTTCCCCTAGCGCCACAACCTGCCCTACCCCTTCGTGACCGGGAATAAACGGCGGATTGGGCTTGATTGGCCAGTCTCCTTCCGCCGCATGTAAATCGGTATGGCACACGCCGGTTGCCGCGATCTTCACCAAAATCTGCCCCGGCCCAACCTGCGGCACCGGTACCTGCTCAATCACTAACGGTTCACCAAAAGACTTTACAACGGCGGCTTTCATGGTGGTTTTGATGTGCATATTCATCTTTCACTCTCCATTTGATCGGATGCGGACTCAGAACAGACCCAAAGGCGCGGTGCCATAGCTGACCAGCAGATTTTTGGTTTGTTGATAGGCGCTCAGCGCCATCTTGTGCGTCTCACGACCCACACCCGATTGCTTATAGCCGCCGAATGCCGCGTGAGCGGGATAGATGTGATAGCAGTTGGTCCAGACGCGCCCAGCTTTAATACCGCGTCCCATGCGATACGCCAGATTGGTATCGCGTGTCCATACGCCAGCCCCGAGACCAAACTGCGTTTCGTTGGCGATGGCGAGCGCTTCTGCCTCATCCTTAAAGGTGGTGACGCCAATCACCGGCCCAAAAATCTCCTCCTGGAAACAGCGCATCTGGTTGGTTCCTTTGATTAAGGTAGGCTGAATATAAAATCCGTTATTCAGCTCAGCAGCGACGTTTGCACGATCGCCCCCCGTCAGAATCTGCCCACCTTCGTCGCGTGCGATGTTGATATAAGACAGGATTTTGTCGAATTGCTGACGCGAAGCCTGCGCGCCAATCATGGTGTCGGTATCCAACGGATCACCACGGCGGATATTTGCCACCTTCGCCATCACGCGATCCATGAAGGCTTGATAGATCGATTCATGAATCAACGCGCGCGACGGGCAAGTACAGACTTCGCCCTGATTGAAGAAGCCGAGCACCAAACCTTCCACCGCCTTTTCAATAAAATCGTCCTCGCCGTCCATGACATCAGCGAAATAGATGTTCGGTGATTTGCCACCCAGCTCGACGGTACAGGGAATGATGTTTTCCGCAGCACACGCCATGATGTGACGACCTACCGGCGTAGAACCCGTAAAGGCAATTTTGGCGATACGCTTGCTGGTCGCCAGCGCCTCACCGGCTTCGCGGCCAAAACCCTGCACCACATTTAGCACGCCCGCCGGGAACAGATCGCCAATCACTTCCATCAGCAGCGTAATACCCAGCGGCGTTTGTTCCGCCGGTTTTAACACCACACAATTCCCCGCAGCCAACGCCGGCGCAAGTTTCCACGCCGCCATTAATAGCGGAAAGTTCCACGGGATAATTTGTCCCACCACGCCCAGCGGTTCATGGAAGTGATACGCCACGGTCGTTTCATCGATTTCTGCGGTGCTGCCCTCCTGTGCGCGCAAGCAACCGGCAAAATAGCGGAAGTGATCCACCGCCAGCGGTAGGTCGGCATTCAGGGTTTCACGAATCGGTTTACCGTTATCCCAACTCTCCGCTACCGCCAGTTTCTCGAGATTCGCCTCAATGCGATCCGCCACCTGCAACAGGATGTTGGCGCGGTGCTGGACGCTGGTTTTCCCCCAGGCTTCCGCTGCCTGATGAGCGGCATCCAGTGCTAAATCGATGTCGCGTGCATCCGAGCGAGGAAACTGTGCGATATCGCCGCCAGTCACCGGTGAGGTGTTAGTAAAGTATTGGCCGCTCAGCGGCTCGACGAATTTGCCCGCAATATAGTTGCCGTACGTCGCTTGAAAGGAAACCAAAGCGCCGGGCGTACCGGGATGTGCATAACGCATCGCAAACTCCTTAATGTAGGGTCAGATAA contains:
- the exaC gene encoding acetaldehyde dehydrogenase ExaC — translated: MRYAHPGTPGALVSFQATYGNYIAGKFVEPLSGQYFTNTSPVTGGDIAQFPRSDARDIDLALDAAHQAAEAWGKTSVQHRANILLQVADRIEANLEKLAVAESWDNGKPIRETLNADLPLAVDHFRYFAGCLRAQEGSTAEIDETTVAYHFHEPLGVVGQIIPWNFPLLMAAWKLAPALAAGNCVVLKPAEQTPLGITLLMEVIGDLFPAGVLNVVQGFGREAGEALATSKRIAKIAFTGSTPVGRHIMACAAENIIPCTVELGGKSPNIYFADVMDGEDDFIEKAVEGLVLGFFNQGEVCTCPSRALIHESIYQAFMDRVMAKVANIRRGDPLDTDTMIGAQASRQQFDKILSYINIARDEGGQILTGGDRANVAAELNNGFYIQPTLIKGTNQMRCFQEEIFGPVIGVTTFKDEAEALAIANETQFGLGAGVWTRDTNLAYRMGRGIKAGRVWTNCYHIYPAHAAFGGYKQSGVGRETHKMALSAYQQTKNLLVSYGTAPLGLF
- the adhP gene encoding alcohol dehydrogenase AdhP, with amino-acid sequence MNMHIKTTMKAAVVKSFGEPLVIEQVPVPQVGPGQILVKIAATGVCHTDLHAAEGDWPIKPNPPFIPGHEGVGQVVALGEGVKHLKMGDRVGVPWLYSACGHCEHCLDSWETLCLSQQNAGYSVNGSFAEYCLADANYVGIIPDNVDYNEIAPILCAGVTVYKGLKMTDTKPGDWVVISGIGGLGHMAVQYAVAMGLNVAAVDIDDEKLEFAKRLGASVVANAKNVDPAKVFQESFGGAHGVLVTAVSPKAFEQAIGTLRRGGTMVLNGLPPGKFDLSIFNMVLDGITVRGSIVGTRKDLQEALDFAGRHKVKATVAVEPLTNINDIFARMHAGKIEGRIVVDMSL